Proteins from one Erysipelothrix larvae genomic window:
- a CDS encoding DUF6054 family protein, with amino-acid sequence MAQYVFKTTGTVQQLAEYIDSVVLGKSISASLEEVYESRDGKFAMRCYERYSYLGKNRVSLTVSIYDHDSYIECVAMSSGGSQAVFLKINTFGESSFLNSLTSALNAYKPL; translated from the coding sequence ATGGCACAATATGTATTCAAAACAACAGGAACTGTACAACAACTCGCAGAGTATATTGACTCTGTCGTTTTAGGAAAAAGTATTTCTGCCTCACTTGAGGAAGTCTATGAAAGCAGAGATGGGAAATTCGCGATGCGCTGTTATGAACGCTATTCTTACTTAGGTAAAAACCGTGTCAGTCTTACGGTATCTATTTATGATCATGATTCTTATATTGAATGCGTTGCGATGTCATCAGGCGGCAGTCAAGCTGTCTTCTTGAAGATCAATACCTTTGGTGAATCCAGTTTCTTAAACTCACTCACTTCTGCACTCAATGCTTATAAACCACTTTAA
- a CDS encoding PTS sugar transporter subunit IIC codes for MKDKLLGFARAFESNTYIKAVSGAMTGLMPVMIVSSIASLVASINIGGSQAFMESVGILKVTTIINSMTIDIVSIYAAFLVGYKLAELKGKDTLNTAVMSTLAFFILTPLTNVEGLKGLATSNLGAGSMFVAIFGGLGAAALYIFLTDKKIVIKMPDSVPPVVSKSFSAIIPGLVIAVLFGILAMVFEQTSYGSLQSMLLSLVSIPLKALGSNIVAVMIIVAFIEFLWFFGMHGVLAVYPVLMLVFYQPGLENLAAFSQGLPLPHLFTMGFVLGNRGARSLAVSILCMFQAKSERLKAVGKLGFIPACFGISEPIKFGIPQVLNIKMLIPLMLTPAVSSLIAYTLTIIGFLPFDNGVSMPLGSPVIISGFFNYGWQGIVSQFLQLVACTLIYIPFIKAQDDTYLADEIAVKNEENAGATA; via the coding sequence ATGAAAGACAAACTATTAGGCTTTGCAAGAGCATTTGAAAGTAATACATATATTAAAGCAGTATCAGGAGCAATGACTGGCTTGATGCCTGTTATGATTGTTAGCTCAATCGCTTCACTTGTAGCGTCCATTAATATTGGTGGATCACAAGCATTTATGGAAAGTGTTGGAATTTTAAAAGTTACCACAATTATTAACTCGATGACGATTGATATCGTATCAATCTATGCTGCCTTCTTGGTAGGGTATAAACTCGCAGAATTGAAAGGGAAAGACACACTGAATACAGCAGTGATGTCAACACTCGCATTCTTTATTCTTACGCCACTTACAAACGTCGAAGGACTCAAAGGTCTTGCTACTTCGAACTTAGGTGCGGGATCAATGTTCGTCGCAATCTTTGGTGGGTTAGGAGCAGCAGCACTCTATATCTTCTTAACAGATAAGAAAATTGTGATTAAGATGCCAGACTCTGTACCACCTGTAGTAAGTAAATCATTCTCAGCGATCATTCCAGGACTTGTAATTGCAGTGCTCTTTGGGATTCTTGCAATGGTGTTTGAACAAACTTCATACGGAAGCTTACAAAGCATGTTATTATCACTTGTTTCAATTCCTTTAAAAGCACTTGGATCAAATATTGTTGCAGTAATGATTATCGTTGCATTTATTGAATTCCTTTGGTTCTTTGGAATGCACGGTGTACTTGCAGTGTATCCTGTACTCATGCTTGTATTCTATCAACCAGGTCTTGAAAATCTAGCGGCATTCTCACAAGGATTACCATTACCACACCTCTTTACAATGGGATTTGTTTTAGGAAATAGAGGAGCACGTTCACTTGCTGTATCCATTCTTTGTATGTTCCAAGCTAAATCCGAACGTCTTAAAGCAGTGGGTAAACTTGGGTTTATTCCAGCTTGTTTCGGAATCTCAGAACCGATTAAATTTGGGATTCCACAAGTATTGAATATTAAAATGTTGATACCATTAATGTTAACACCTGCAGTTTCGTCACTCATCGCCTATACCTTAACAATCATTGGATTCCTTCCATTTGATAATGGCGTAAGTATGCCACTTGGATCACCGGTAATTATCTCTGGATTCTTTAACTACGGATGGCAAGGGATTGTGTCACAATTCCTACAACTTGTTGCATGTACACTCATCTATATTCCTTTTATTAAAGCACAAGATGATACTTACTTAGCAGATGAGATTGCAGTGAAAAACGAAGAAAATGCGGGAGCTACTGCATAA
- a CDS encoding PTS sugar transporter subunit IIB encodes MKKIVLLCAGGMSTSILVNKMKDHAKTIGEECDIAAYAVESLKKTAADADAVLIGPQVGHRLSEIQSQLDCPVAVIDMVVYGMMDGKSALNQALKLIGD; translated from the coding sequence ATGAAAAAAATTGTATTGTTATGTGCTGGAGGGATGTCCACCAGTATCCTTGTAAACAAGATGAAGGATCATGCCAAAACGATTGGTGAAGAATGTGATATTGCAGCTTATGCTGTAGAATCACTCAAAAAAACCGCAGCAGATGCTGATGCAGTCTTGATAGGACCACAAGTTGGACATAGACTATCTGAAATACAATCACAACTTGACTGTCCTGTAGCGGTTATTGACATGGTTGTATATGGTATGATGGATGGAAAGAGTGCATTAAATCAAGCACTTAAATTAATTGGGGATTAG
- a CDS encoding MazG nucleotide pyrophosphohydrolase domain-containing protein: MSTLTIQNLQDYLALKYHDENLATGLFMKLVEEVGETAEVLNIMAGRKHEDATHSLASELVDVIHYALAIATVHNIDLTRALIEKDQRASIKYNQSPNLKEFIGSTHDS; encoded by the coding sequence ATGTCTACACTCACCATTCAAAACTTACAAGATTATCTCGCACTTAAATATCATGATGAAAACCTCGCAACCGGTCTTTTTATGAAACTTGTTGAAGAGGTTGGAGAGACTGCAGAGGTTCTCAACATTATGGCAGGACGAAAGCATGAAGATGCAACCCATTCACTGGCATCCGAACTTGTTGATGTAATCCACTATGCACTTGCAATTGCTACCGTCCACAACATCGATCTCACACGTGCACTTATTGAGAAAGATCAGCGTGCTTCAATCAAATACAATCAATCCCCCAACTTGAAAGAATTTATCGGTTCGACTCATGATTCATGA
- a CDS encoding glycoside hydrolase family 1 protein, which yields MSFPKEFLWGGATAANQCEGAWNVDGKGPSVCDHNRGGDLHTKRVFDKIIDGNRYYPSHDAIDHYNRFEEDIKLFGEMGFKVYRMSIAWSRIFPLGDEEFPNEQGLAHYDKVFDTCLKYGIEPLVTLSHFEMPMGIVEKYNGFETRKGIELFVKYATTVMERYKDKVKYWLTFNEVNFGMLPMGQLIILGMYDEDIMSGKKVDYQKQFQALHHVFLASAKTVIEGHKINPDFMIGNMIAHMTFYPLTPNPEDVRLTQTFDNLLNNFCSDVQVKGEYPYFIKEYFNEKNVTIHFEEGDVETLKEGTVDFYTFSYYATNCITAENGHEMTMGNLMGGVKNPHLKASDWGWQIDPTGLRITLNKLYDRYGIPLMVVENGLGAHDELVDGTVNDDYRIDYLRQHVDIMETALNDGVNLIGYTMWGPIDLISAGTGEMKKRYGFIYVDKDNDGSGTLNRYKKKSFYWYKKLIASQGEDRI from the coding sequence ATGAGTTTTCCAAAAGAATTTTTATGGGGTGGTGCTACAGCTGCCAACCAATGTGAAGGTGCATGGAATGTTGACGGTAAAGGTCCAAGTGTCTGCGATCATAATCGTGGCGGTGATTTACATACTAAACGTGTGTTCGATAAAATCATTGATGGGAATCGTTATTATCCAAGCCATGATGCAATTGATCACTACAACCGATTTGAAGAAGATATTAAGTTGTTTGGCGAAATGGGATTCAAAGTATACCGTATGTCCATTGCTTGGTCACGGATTTTCCCGCTTGGAGATGAAGAGTTTCCAAATGAACAAGGACTTGCTCACTATGACAAGGTCTTTGACACATGTTTAAAGTATGGTATCGAACCGCTGGTAACATTAAGCCATTTTGAAATGCCAATGGGAATTGTTGAAAAATACAATGGTTTTGAAACCCGAAAAGGTATTGAATTATTCGTGAAGTATGCAACTACAGTTATGGAACGCTATAAAGACAAAGTTAAGTATTGGCTTACATTCAATGAAGTGAATTTTGGTATGTTACCAATGGGACAATTAATTATCTTAGGAATGTATGACGAAGACATTATGAGTGGCAAAAAAGTGGATTATCAAAAACAATTCCAAGCACTCCACCATGTATTTCTTGCAAGCGCAAAGACTGTAATTGAAGGACACAAAATTAATCCGGACTTCATGATTGGAAACATGATTGCACATATGACTTTTTATCCACTCACACCAAATCCTGAAGATGTACGGTTAACACAAACCTTTGATAATTTGCTCAACAACTTCTGCAGTGATGTACAAGTCAAAGGTGAGTATCCTTACTTCATCAAAGAATATTTCAACGAAAAGAATGTAACAATTCATTTTGAAGAAGGGGATGTGGAAACGTTAAAAGAAGGTACGGTTGATTTCTATACCTTTTCATATTATGCAACAAACTGTATTACCGCAGAGAATGGTCATGAAATGACCATGGGTAATCTTATGGGAGGCGTTAAAAACCCGCACCTAAAGGCAAGTGATTGGGGTTGGCAAATTGATCCAACTGGATTAAGAATCACACTCAATAAATTGTATGACCGTTATGGAATTCCCTTGATGGTTGTTGAAAATGGACTGGGAGCCCATGATGAACTGGTAGATGGTACAGTTAACGATGATTATCGCATTGACTACTTAAGACAACATGTTGATATCATGGAAACAGCCCTTAATGATGGTGTCAATCTCATAGGATATACAATGTGGGGACCAATTGATTTGATTTCTGCAGGAACTGGTGAAATGAAGAAACGCTATGGTTTTATCTATGTTGATAAAGATAATGATGGCAGTGGAACCTTAAACCGATACAAGAAGAAGTCATTTTATTGGTACAAAAAACTCATCGCTTCACAAGGTGAAGATCGAATATAA
- a CDS encoding GNAT family N-acetyltransferase codes for MIHDQHPLFQQFEIDFLGHDLRYPVFALGSYTSDMRLWAKTNGSIVITKGLIYCRLDHEALLNEMKSIYSTCQAQWFGEVSNLKNLETLLNKHGYTIVNYAPFFIPSPWFEPYENENLIFYQPDEILQFKGNKDYDQCFCYDEKHPDLLGVSYTIDGEVVAMAGLNQTGAYTVELGINVLPHAQGKGVGALLVRAITTRADQLYPKKVVTYGTQFTHTQSINVAINAGFTHAWTEIMIERMKID; via the coding sequence ATGATTCATGATCAACACCCTCTTTTTCAACAATTCGAAATTGATTTCTTAGGCCATGATTTAAGATATCCTGTTTTTGCCTTGGGTTCTTATACCTCAGATATGCGTTTATGGGCCAAAACCAACGGTTCAATCGTAATAACCAAAGGCTTAATCTACTGTCGCCTTGATCACGAAGCTTTATTGAATGAGATGAAATCCATCTACAGCACATGTCAAGCACAGTGGTTTGGTGAGGTATCAAATTTAAAGAACCTTGAAACACTTCTCAACAAACATGGGTATACGATTGTGAATTATGCACCTTTCTTTATCCCGTCACCTTGGTTTGAACCGTATGAAAATGAGAACTTGATCTTCTATCAACCCGATGAAATTCTACAATTTAAGGGCAATAAAGATTATGATCAATGTTTCTGTTATGATGAGAAGCATCCTGATTTGTTAGGTGTTTCATATACCATTGATGGCGAAGTAGTCGCAATGGCAGGGTTGAATCAAACAGGAGCTTATACAGTTGAACTGGGCATCAATGTTTTGCCTCACGCACAAGGTAAAGGGGTTGGAGCACTCTTAGTCCGCGCAATTACAACACGCGCCGACCAACTCTATCCAAAAAAAGTTGTCACGTATGGCACCCAATTTACCCATACACAGTCAATCAATGTCGCAATAAATGCAGGGTTTACCCACGCATGGACCGAGATTATGATTGAAAGAATGAAAATTGATTGA
- a CDS encoding tyrosine-protein phosphatase, whose amino-acid sequence MRYIDLEGTFNFRDIGGYKTNENRTVSFGKIYRSDALNFLTPEDVKQVEALGIKTIIDYRNEKERVGNEDVEIPGTTVYYLDPKADVAALASSEMNDKGSGGHQFDTLTADFAKTLMTQQNVQFVHNKDSVEAYKAMFDIILDETNIASVQHCRGGKDRTGYGIALILFALGVDKKTIVEDYMLTNFYKKDKNEKSLQELFDKTGDHDKVLAVRYLKEAHESFIMAALNEIDTHFETPLNYLQKVIGLDDEKITKLKDLYLD is encoded by the coding sequence ATGAGATATATTGATTTAGAAGGAACCTTTAATTTTAGAGATATTGGGGGATATAAAACAAATGAAAACAGGACGGTTAGTTTTGGGAAAATCTATCGTTCTGATGCACTGAATTTCTTAACACCGGAAGATGTGAAGCAGGTTGAAGCCTTAGGGATTAAGACAATCATTGATTACCGAAACGAAAAAGAACGTGTGGGTAATGAGGATGTTGAAATACCAGGAACGACAGTTTATTATCTTGATCCTAAAGCCGATGTTGCGGCATTAGCATCATCAGAAATGAATGATAAAGGCAGTGGAGGGCATCAATTTGATACATTAACTGCTGATTTTGCGAAAACACTCATGACACAACAAAATGTGCAATTTGTCCATAACAAGGATTCGGTTGAAGCCTATAAAGCAATGTTTGATATCATACTTGATGAAACCAATATTGCATCGGTTCAACATTGTCGAGGTGGAAAAGATCGAACAGGTTATGGTATCGCACTAATTCTGTTTGCATTAGGTGTTGATAAGAAAACGATTGTAGAAGATTACATGTTAACTAACTTCTACAAAAAAGATAAGAATGAGAAGAGTTTACAAGAATTATTCGATAAGACTGGGGATCATGATAAGGTCTTAGCGGTTCGTTATCTAAAAGAAGCCCATGAATCATTTATCATGGCAGCACTCAATGAGATTGATACTCATTTTGAAACGCCATTAAACTATTTACAAAAAGTGATTGGGCTAGATGACGAAAAAATTACAAAATTAAAAGATCTATATTTAGATTAA
- a CDS encoding GNAT family N-acetyltransferase gives MIRKACVADAPKIYELLKGILKLHKSWYPSRFAGESKYSLEQVQSIIEEETSLIFVSDNGDGVDGYIIVKDQYDVLFIDDLCVDETKRGLSIGRKLVEYIQEYAHEHNAFEIQLNVWLRNEAAVKFYEKLGFEPLRTILYKEI, from the coding sequence ATGATTAGAAAAGCATGTGTTGCGGATGCACCAAAAATATATGAGTTGTTGAAAGGGATATTAAAGCTCCATAAGTCGTGGTATCCTTCAAGATTCGCAGGAGAATCAAAGTATTCCTTAGAACAAGTCCAATCCATTATTGAAGAAGAAACATCCTTAATTTTCGTATCAGATAATGGGGATGGTGTTGATGGATATATCATTGTTAAGGATCAGTATGATGTGTTGTTCATTGATGATTTATGCGTTGACGAAACAAAACGTGGGCTCAGCATTGGCCGTAAACTGGTTGAGTACATTCAAGAGTATGCGCATGAGCACAATGCCTTTGAAATCCAACTGAATGTTTGGCTTCGCAATGAAGCAGCGGTTAAGTTCTATGAGAAGTTAGGATTTGAACCTCTAAGGACAATTCTCTATAAAGAAATATAA
- a CDS encoding tryptophan transporter, with translation MNIKNLVTYAALLSLGVILHAMTPGLLGNMKPDFLLATFFICITIAPSFKDVLIVSIACAFLASLTTSLPGGEIANIVDKLITGPVMYFVLTKLKSLDSMIKIALFSFIGTLLSGLLFLLTLMVMNVLPLELSTLFISLVVPTAIANMIFFTFLYKGFKRVSPAA, from the coding sequence ATGAACATCAAAAATTTAGTAACGTACGCCGCACTGCTTTCACTTGGAGTGATACTCCATGCCATGACACCTGGACTTCTTGGAAATATGAAGCCAGACTTCTTACTCGCAACCTTCTTTATCTGCATCACCATTGCACCCAGCTTTAAAGATGTCCTAATCGTATCCATCGCATGTGCTTTTCTTGCATCCCTCACCACATCCTTACCGGGTGGAGAGATTGCGAATATTGTTGACAAGCTTATTACTGGGCCAGTAATGTACTTTGTACTGACCAAGCTTAAATCATTGGATTCCATGATCAAAATTGCATTATTCAGCTTTATTGGCACGCTATTATCAGGGTTACTGTTCCTATTAACACTGATGGTTATGAATGTATTGCCTTTGGAACTTTCAACCCTATTTATATCGCTTGTTGTTCCTACTGCGATTGCAAATATGATTTTCTTCACATTCTTATACAAAGGGTTTAAGCGTGTTTCACCTGCTGCCTAG
- a CDS encoding PTS lactose/cellobiose transporter subunit IIA, with translation MDGLELACFQLISKAGAAKSLCFESLKYANEKQFTVAREKISEAKEIFIEAHTVHSQLITKEAQGDSTTVTLLLLHAEDQLMSAETTRDLIVQMITMYEKIYELEH, from the coding sequence ATGGATGGGTTAGAACTCGCGTGCTTTCAACTTATTTCAAAAGCAGGAGCTGCAAAGTCACTTTGTTTTGAATCATTGAAGTATGCTAACGAAAAACAGTTTACTGTTGCAAGAGAAAAAATCTCAGAAGCGAAAGAGATATTCATCGAAGCACATACAGTTCATAGTCAGCTCATCACTAAAGAAGCACAAGGTGACTCTACAACAGTTACTCTGTTATTGTTGCATGCAGAAGATCAATTGATGTCCGCTGAGACAACACGAGATCTCATTGTGCAAATGATAACTATGTATGAAAAAATCTATGAATTAGAACATTAA
- the asnA gene encoding aspartate--ammonia ligase, with translation MKKTKLPKDYKPYLCTYETQTAIGFINNNFEEQLKNRLELKRVSAPLFVAAKTGLNDDLNGVETPVSFNIPALNREGEVVHSLAKWKRLALHQYDFHIGNGLYTNMNAIRRDEILDNTHSVYVDQWDWERVISREERTLDYLKKVVQDIVDSICETEARVCAKYPNVPLKLSNQVSFITSQELEDLYPTLTPEQREHEYVREHPTTFIMQIGGDLKSGTPHGQRAPDYDDWSLNGDILFWHEALGQALEISSMGIRVDRDAMLKQLETANALHRLNYEFHQKVVDEILPLTIGGGIGQSRMCMLLLGNVHIGEVQVSLWDDETLSEAGEDIKLL, from the coding sequence ATGAAGAAGACCAAATTACCCAAAGATTATAAGCCGTATTTATGCACCTATGAAACACAAACAGCGATTGGTTTTATAAACAATAACTTTGAAGAACAATTAAAAAATAGACTTGAATTAAAGCGTGTCTCTGCACCACTTTTTGTAGCGGCAAAGACTGGACTTAATGATGATTTGAACGGTGTTGAAACACCTGTATCGTTTAATATACCCGCACTAAATCGTGAAGGGGAAGTTGTCCATTCATTAGCAAAATGGAAACGCCTCGCACTACATCAATATGATTTCCATATTGGAAATGGATTGTATACAAATATGAATGCAATTCGACGCGATGAGATCCTGGACAATACGCATTCTGTGTATGTCGATCAATGGGATTGGGAACGTGTAATTTCAAGAGAAGAACGCACACTTGATTATTTGAAGAAGGTGGTACAGGATATTGTGGATTCAATCTGTGAAACAGAAGCAAGAGTCTGTGCGAAGTACCCAAATGTACCGTTAAAGCTCAGCAATCAAGTTTCCTTTATTACAAGTCAAGAATTAGAGGATCTCTATCCAACACTTACACCTGAACAACGTGAGCATGAATATGTTAGAGAACATCCTACGACCTTTATTATGCAAATTGGTGGTGACTTGAAATCAGGAACACCCCATGGCCAACGAGCACCTGACTATGATGATTGGTCACTCAATGGAGATATCTTGTTTTGGCATGAAGCATTGGGACAAGCCCTTGAAATATCCAGTATGGGGATTCGAGTGGATCGTGATGCGATGTTGAAACAACTCGAGACAGCAAATGCACTCCACCGTCTGAACTATGAGTTCCACCAAAAAGTTGTTGATGAGATTTTACCCTTAACAATCGGTGGAGGTATTGGTCAAAGCCGTATGTGTATGTTACTTTTAGGGAACGTTCATATTGGCGAAGTTCAAGTATCACTGTGGGATGATGAAACCCTTAGTGAAGCAGGCGAAGATATTAAATTATTGTAA
- a CDS encoding BglG family transcription antiterminator yields MDKSQFESDYDEYYTLSEVRLMMDTLHIRILNSLSTDQFISSQEIALEVGKSDKTVRAKIKDLNEILAHNGAHIITKMGLGYQLVVNNERQFHEFMKKYNGSNDSSQNLRKLIHCFLGTSEYLKADDLAEMLYVSKSTLTKYLNEFRVYLRQYDLEIESRPHYGLKILGSEFNLRRFIASNFAQDYSQDYDEVQNDGSFDYSEYTALHTLVSQIVIKEVEDYGINMSDAVLQSVISHISIAILRIRTNSLIELSSELSVIDGNDRHYRMVQSIMKKISKRLDVNFPDQEIAYISMHFMSKKVIGRDQIDKIPQEINALIDTILLKISVERHVDLSNDLDLRTMLGLHIVPLIHRLRFGTYLKNPILDDVKLACIAGYDLAIIASEVIEDYVGETLHDHEISYLAMHFDVALNQNRERIYLKNILVVCSSGRASGQLLKHRFYQHFSQYIKQIDVCDIHEIDAFEQEMHYDYIFTTVPLDRKTNAPMFEFEFFLNQESVHAIETILTRKSGAMHVMDVFKESMFFVNEAPLTKEAVLNDLITQITQHAKLPKNFRALVWERERFSTTDVLPHIAIPHPNRLVSDDSFVACMVLDKPINWGNHEVSILFLPCLSKEDSEKYAFIYDWIIKLSNSKETILNIQNNKTYESLVNGVLKITNDKERNL; encoded by the coding sequence ATGGACAAATCACAGTTTGAAAGCGATTACGATGAATACTATACTTTAAGTGAGGTAAGGTTGATGATGGATACGTTACACATTAGAATACTCAATTCGCTCAGCACAGATCAGTTTATTTCAAGTCAAGAGATTGCACTTGAAGTTGGGAAATCTGACAAAACTGTACGCGCGAAAATTAAAGACTTAAATGAGATTCTGGCACATAATGGTGCGCACATAATTACAAAAATGGGCCTGGGATATCAGTTAGTGGTTAATAATGAGCGACAATTTCATGAGTTTATGAAGAAGTACAATGGATCAAATGATTCCAGTCAGAATCTTAGAAAATTGATTCATTGCTTTTTAGGAACCAGTGAATATTTAAAAGCTGATGATTTAGCGGAAATGTTATATGTTTCAAAGTCTACCTTAACGAAGTATTTAAATGAATTTCGTGTTTACCTTAGACAGTATGATTTGGAGATCGAATCAAGACCGCATTATGGGCTTAAGATATTAGGCTCTGAATTTAACTTAAGACGATTTATTGCAAGTAACTTTGCACAGGATTATTCACAAGACTATGATGAAGTTCAAAATGATGGTTCTTTTGATTACTCCGAATACACAGCACTTCACACGCTTGTGTCTCAGATTGTAATTAAGGAAGTTGAAGATTATGGCATTAATATGAGCGATGCTGTATTGCAAAGTGTCATATCGCATATATCGATTGCGATTCTACGCATTCGGACAAATTCTTTGATTGAACTGAGTTCTGAATTATCCGTAATTGATGGAAATGATCGTCATTATCGCATGGTTCAAAGCATTATGAAGAAAATATCAAAACGTCTTGATGTTAATTTTCCAGATCAAGAAATTGCATATATCTCGATGCATTTTATGAGTAAAAAAGTAATCGGACGGGATCAAATCGATAAGATTCCACAAGAAATCAATGCCTTAATTGATACGATTTTATTGAAGATATCAGTTGAGCGCCATGTTGATTTATCCAATGATTTGGACTTAAGAACGATGTTAGGATTACATATTGTCCCTTTGATCCACAGACTACGATTTGGAACTTATCTAAAAAATCCAATACTAGACGATGTGAAACTGGCTTGTATCGCTGGATATGATCTTGCGATTATTGCTTCTGAAGTGATTGAGGATTATGTTGGGGAAACTCTGCATGACCATGAAATTAGTTACCTTGCGATGCATTTTGATGTAGCACTTAACCAAAATAGAGAACGGATTTATCTAAAAAATATCTTGGTAGTATGTTCATCAGGACGTGCAAGTGGACAACTTCTTAAACATCGTTTCTACCAACACTTCTCACAATACATCAAGCAAATCGATGTGTGTGATATTCATGAAATCGATGCTTTTGAACAAGAAATGCATTACGACTATATATTCACAACAGTACCGCTGGATCGAAAGACCAATGCACCGATGTTTGAGTTTGAGTTTTTCTTAAATCAAGAATCGGTACATGCCATAGAGACAATATTAACACGTAAAAGTGGCGCAATGCATGTGATGGATGTGTTTAAAGAGTCGATGTTCTTTGTGAATGAAGCACCCCTTACAAAAGAAGCTGTGTTGAACGATTTGATTACACAGATTACACAACACGCAAAACTTCCAAAGAATTTTAGAGCATTAGTGTGGGAGCGGGAACGGTTCAGTACTACGGATGTATTACCGCATATTGCAATCCCACATCCAAATCGATTGGTAAGTGATGACTCATTTGTGGCGTGCATGGTATTGGATAAACCCATTAATTGGGGAAATCATGAGGTAAGTATTTTATTCTTACCATGTTTGTCAAAAGAAGACTCAGAGAAGTATGCATTTATTTATGATTGGATTATTAAGTTATCCAACTCGAAAGAGACAATACTAAACATTCAAAACAATAAAACCTATGAAAGTTTGGTAAATGGAGTATTAAAAATTACGAATGATAAGGAGCGAAATTTATGA